A genomic region of Candidatus Hydrogenedentota bacterium contains the following coding sequences:
- a CDS encoding type II and III secretion system protein, producing the protein MRRAVPHLLLSCVLLGGAAWAQTPAPQDIRQVQIQVLISETNERGVRDIGANLDYTRFVRGEEQSGSLQQVSTNVFDPVSDFEDVTLPVPDQTLFPPPLRPDEDNNLANAIQTRGGVGLTASVISPGYGTVEAAFRAVERKRDVDLVSKPEVLVVNGGAAIIKAGGQVPYQSVTYDAKGAMQLGITFEDIGVNLSIVPTILPNDSIELNLQQLDVSEVARIENLRGVDLPVFSKRSQTGLVVVPNGQTLVIGGLTTRVVRKSERRVPIIGSVPILGVPFRSRKSEADFSHLLIFVTPTIVDLRKLNEDQDAVNALHFWRERGGEYISSESIEREMSSMKAR; encoded by the coding sequence ATGCGGCGCGCGGTCCCACATCTCCTCTTGTCATGCGTCCTGTTGGGCGGGGCCGCATGGGCGCAAACGCCCGCGCCGCAGGACATCCGGCAGGTCCAGATTCAGGTGCTGATCAGCGAGACGAACGAACGCGGCGTGCGCGATATCGGCGCGAACCTTGATTACACCCGGTTCGTGCGCGGCGAAGAACAGAGCGGTTCGCTGCAGCAGGTCTCCACCAACGTCTTCGACCCGGTCTCCGACTTTGAGGACGTAACGCTGCCGGTCCCGGACCAGACGTTGTTCCCGCCGCCGTTGCGCCCCGATGAAGACAACAACCTCGCGAACGCGATCCAGACGCGAGGCGGCGTCGGCCTGACTGCGAGCGTGATCAGTCCTGGTTACGGCACCGTCGAAGCGGCATTCCGCGCCGTCGAGCGGAAACGCGACGTGGACCTCGTATCGAAGCCGGAAGTGCTGGTGGTCAACGGCGGCGCCGCCATCATCAAGGCTGGCGGCCAGGTGCCATACCAGAGCGTGACGTACGACGCAAAGGGCGCGATGCAGCTCGGCATCACCTTTGAAGACATCGGCGTCAACCTGTCGATTGTGCCCACGATTCTGCCTAACGACTCCATCGAATTGAACCTGCAGCAGCTGGACGTCAGCGAGGTGGCGCGCATTGAGAATCTGCGCGGCGTGGACCTGCCCGTCTTCTCGAAGCGGTCACAGACCGGTCTTGTGGTCGTGCCCAACGGGCAGACTCTGGTCATCGGCGGACTTACCACGCGCGTGGTGCGCAAGAGCGAACGGCGCGTCCCGATCATCGGTTCCGTGCCTATCCTCGGCGTGCCGTTTCGGTCGCGCAAGTCAGAAGCCGACTTCAGTCATCTGCTCATTTTCGTGACGCCGACCATCGTCGATTTGCGCAAGCTGAACGAAGATCAAGACGCCGTCAACGCACTCCACTTCTGGCGCGAAAGAGGCGGCGAATATATCAGCAGCGAATCGATCGAGCGCGAAATGTCGAGCATGAAAGCGCGCTGA